In a single window of the Pseudomonas entomophila genome:
- a CDS encoding NAD(P)/FAD-dependent oxidoreductase, translating into MKKPFDVIIVGAGIVGATCFHVLSQAGKRCLLLDEKQLACGITGASGCIVRVTHASREATAAAAEGYRFYQRLSAAAQGRVPFARTGYLHFAEVADLDRMHGWLAEEGIDAELLDGQALAARFPALPINAELALLEPGSGYMEARPTLEYLVRAGTALGGVYQDAVTVHGLRVDGSGNRVAGVETSAGAFEAGHVVLAMGNGAPDFLARHFGDAFGLWNQHIQVTRFKGLDALTTAPCFIDDVNDLNGRWCPLTGGFYVGTPTGLRVPASQAYAAASPAHAQLTRERGERRFPWLRTATAEGALCHSDCYSAQPIALLGEQPGLPGGVQVASGFSGGGFKMAPYAAMRVARVITQG; encoded by the coding sequence ATGAAAAAGCCGTTTGATGTGATCATCGTTGGCGCAGGGATCGTCGGCGCGACCTGCTTCCATGTGCTGAGCCAGGCGGGCAAGCGCTGCCTGCTGCTCGACGAGAAACAGCTGGCCTGCGGCATCACCGGCGCGTCGGGGTGCATCGTGCGGGTCACCCACGCCTCGCGCGAAGCCACGGCGGCGGCGGCCGAGGGCTACCGCTTCTACCAGCGACTGAGCGCAGCCGCCCAGGGGCGGGTGCCGTTCGCCCGCACGGGGTATCTGCATTTTGCCGAAGTGGCGGACCTGGACCGCATGCATGGTTGGCTGGCAGAGGAGGGCATCGACGCCGAACTGCTCGATGGCCAGGCGCTGGCCGCGCGCTTCCCCGCCTTGCCGATCAACGCCGAACTGGCGCTGCTCGAACCTGGCTCGGGCTACATGGAGGCCAGGCCGACCCTGGAGTACCTGGTAAGGGCCGGAACAGCGCTGGGCGGTGTCTACCAGGACGCGGTCACGGTGCACGGCCTGCGGGTCGATGGCAGCGGCAACCGGGTGGCCGGCGTGGAGACTTCCGCTGGCGCCTTCGAGGCCGGGCATGTGGTGTTGGCCATGGGCAATGGCGCCCCTGACTTCCTCGCGCGCCACTTTGGCGATGCGTTCGGCCTGTGGAACCAGCACATCCAGGTCACCCGTTTCAAAGGGCTCGATGCGCTGACCACGGCCCCGTGCTTCATCGATGACGTCAACGACCTTAATGGGCGCTGGTGCCCGCTGACCGGCGGCTTCTACGTGGGCACCCCCACCGGCCTGCGGGTGCCGGCCAGCCAGGCCTATGCCGCGGCCAGCCCGGCCCACGCGCAGTTGACCCGCGAACGTGGCGAGCGGCGTTTCCCCTGGCTGCGCACGGCCACTGCCGAAGGGGCGCTGTGCCACAGCGACTGCTATAGCGCTCAACCCATCGCCCTGCTCGGCGAGCAGCCCGGGTTGCCCGGCGGTGTGCAGGTGGCATCGGGCTTCAGTGGCGGTGGCTTCAAGATGGCGCCTTACGCCGCCATGCGTGTTGCCCGTGTGATCACTCAAGGATAG
- a CDS encoding class I tRNA ligase family protein: MKKISMFAPAKRFYNVDSRAVDLEGTNINLMGCTLAPGQESQPHNHFEDELFVFTAGHGLVRTAQEVLEVHAGDAVHCQRFEPHTIRNLSASEPLQFHSLYWDAGQVNSVEAQPVLDTLIFATPPTPNGDLHLGHLSGPYIAGDVLKRVLAGAGAQVFYGSGRDDNQTYVVTCAAREGFSPTECADHYAEAIRETWQGYGIDMDFFITPDNQGEYADFVHHYLQRLYDQGLIYAKDTPVFVDNQGNALHEAFIHGGCPHCGESSDGNACEACGQPNQCVDLTQPRVKQDGRQPQLKIETRLFFRLSALADELASYVQTANMPAHVYQLCHAMLSQGLPDICISHRSDWGIRHRLPGMQDQVVYVWFEMAFGYLWAASELPGADGDRMARAAQRYAGAMDIVHCYGFDNAYYHTLLFPAVYLALGLTPPRHHVVNELLDLNGSKFSTSRRHLIWGKDFLTEAGADYARMALMLTRPEGVRTNFTVDQVCERINDLFADKLTHWVQRLQQHVARQAGQVPEPGAWLSDQKIYHGELMQWMAGYQQAAATQTFSPRRMAEQVAQVIDRAWRFGLAQEHLLAPGQPLSNHARTAVALLALTARWLAHATAPLMPGVSRQLNEVLNIEAQANDAAQACTFFTANHVLAQGATLALPKLSPEALAQLMPGRAG; the protein is encoded by the coding sequence ATGAAAAAAATCAGCATGTTCGCGCCGGCCAAGCGCTTCTACAACGTCGACTCGCGTGCCGTTGATCTTGAAGGCACCAATATCAACCTGATGGGCTGCACGCTGGCACCGGGGCAGGAGAGCCAGCCGCACAACCACTTCGAGGACGAACTGTTCGTCTTCACTGCGGGCCACGGCCTGGTGCGCACCGCCCAGGAAGTGCTCGAAGTGCATGCCGGCGACGCGGTTCATTGCCAGCGTTTCGAGCCCCATACCATTCGCAACCTGAGCGCCAGCGAGCCGTTGCAGTTCCACTCGCTGTACTGGGATGCCGGGCAGGTGAACTCGGTCGAAGCGCAGCCGGTGCTCGACACGCTGATCTTCGCCACCCCGCCCACCCCCAATGGCGACCTGCACCTGGGGCATCTGTCGGGCCCCTATATCGCCGGTGACGTGCTCAAGCGTGTGCTGGCGGGCGCGGGCGCGCAGGTGTTCTATGGCAGCGGCCGCGACGACAACCAGACCTACGTGGTGACCTGTGCGGCGCGGGAAGGGTTCAGCCCCACCGAGTGCGCCGACCACTACGCCGAGGCGATCCGCGAGACCTGGCAGGGCTACGGGATCGACATGGACTTTTTCATCACCCCGGACAACCAGGGTGAGTATGCCGACTTTGTCCACCACTACCTGCAGCGCCTGTACGACCAGGGGCTGATCTACGCCAAGGACACCCCGGTGTTTGTCGACAACCAGGGCAACGCGCTGCACGAAGCGTTCATCCACGGTGGTTGCCCGCATTGTGGCGAGAGCAGCGATGGCAATGCCTGCGAGGCCTGTGGCCAGCCGAACCAGTGCGTCGACCTGACCCAGCCGCGGGTCAAGCAGGATGGCCGGCAGCCGCAACTGAAGATCGAGACACGTTTGTTCTTCCGCCTGAGCGCGTTGGCCGATGAGCTGGCCAGCTATGTGCAGACAGCGAACATGCCGGCGCACGTCTACCAGCTGTGCCACGCCATGCTCAGCCAAGGGCTGCCGGATATCTGCATCAGCCACCGCAGCGACTGGGGCATCCGCCATCGCCTGCCGGGGATGCAGGACCAGGTGGTGTATGTCTGGTTCGAGATGGCCTTCGGTTACCTGTGGGCCGCCAGCGAACTGCCGGGCGCGGACGGCGACCGCATGGCCAGGGCCGCGCAGCGCTACGCGGGGGCCATGGACATCGTCCATTGCTACGGCTTCGACAACGCTTACTACCACACCCTGCTGTTCCCGGCGGTGTACCTGGCACTGGGGCTGACGCCACCGCGCCACCATGTGGTCAACGAACTGCTCGACCTCAACGGCAGCAAGTTTTCCACCAGCCGCCGACACCTGATCTGGGGCAAGGACTTCCTCACCGAAGCGGGTGCGGACTATGCGCGCATGGCGTTGATGCTGACCCGGCCCGAGGGGGTGAGGACCAACTTCACCGTGGACCAGGTCTGCGAGCGAATCAACGACCTGTTCGCCGACAAGCTCACCCACTGGGTCCAACGCCTGCAGCAGCATGTCGCCCGCCAGGCTGGCCAGGTGCCTGAACCCGGTGCCTGGCTGAGCGACCAGAAGATCTATCACGGCGAACTGATGCAATGGATGGCGGGCTACCAGCAGGCGGCTGCGACCCAGACCTTCTCGCCACGGCGCATGGCCGAGCAGGTAGCCCAGGTGATCGACCGGGCCTGGCGCTTCGGCCTGGCCCAGGAACACCTGCTGGCGCCCGGGCAACCCTTGTCCAACCATGCCCGCACCGCCGTGGCGCTGCTCGCGCTTACCGCACGCTGGCTGGCCCATGCCACCGCCCCGTTGATGCCGGGGGTGAGCCGTCAACTGAACGAGGTACTTAATATCGAGGCACAGGCCAACGATGCGGCCCAGGCCTGCACGTTCTTCACCGCCAACCACGTCCTGGCCCAGGGCGCCACGCTGGCGCTGCCCAAGCTGTCGCCAGAGGCGCTGGCGCAACTGATGCCAGGGCGGGCCGGATGA
- a CDS encoding ABC transporter substrate-binding protein codes for MSRVSSLRPVGIVGPLSGARAAYGQWLRRAAEGTTLPLLWADDGADPAMAEAAARYLLDAGVQGVVGHFNSECARVAGRLYQAAGVPLLLPAATAPDLCRAVGAWRLCASETRQVAVMLDYLARHAGQVEQPWAQPGAYGERLAGALGEGLGQRAASSAGPLIQALMGSHVAVAREIHRRAQPGAVYLVPDDCLIDEFDSLLAGSGVVTLCPHATPDFGECVGLALRLVEAARAGGHDLAAYLDAHPDFDQRQYRHADYRMVRREYPIDLTQPL; via the coding sequence ATGAGCCGGGTCTCGTCGTTGCGCCCAGTGGGTATCGTCGGGCCGCTGAGCGGTGCGCGTGCGGCCTATGGGCAGTGGCTGCGTCGAGCCGCCGAAGGCACGACCTTGCCGCTGCTGTGGGCGGACGACGGTGCCGACCCGGCCATGGCGGAGGCGGCCGCGCGCTACCTGCTCGATGCCGGCGTTCAGGGGGTGGTCGGCCACTTCAACAGTGAATGTGCCCGGGTGGCCGGGCGCCTCTACCAGGCGGCCGGCGTGCCGCTGCTGTTGCCCGCCGCCACGGCACCCGACCTGTGCCGCGCCGTGGGCGCCTGGCGCCTGTGTGCCAGCGAAACGCGGCAGGTGGCGGTGATGCTCGACTACCTCGCCCGGCATGCCGGGCAGGTCGAGCAGCCCTGGGCACAGCCGGGGGCCTATGGCGAGCGGCTGGCCGGGGCGCTTGGCGAAGGGTTGGGCCAGAGGGCCGCGTCAAGCGCCGGGCCGTTGATCCAAGCCTTGATGGGCTCGCACGTGGCCGTGGCGCGGGAGATCCATCGCCGCGCCCAGCCCGGTGCGGTCTACCTGGTACCCGACGATTGCCTGATCGACGAGTTCGACAGCCTGCTGGCGGGCTCCGGCGTGGTGACGCTGTGCCCGCACGCCACGCCGGATTTCGGCGAGTGCGTGGGCCTGGCGCTGCGCCTGGTCGAGGCGGCGCGGGCGGGCGGCCACGACCTGGCGGCCTACCTGGACGCCCACCCCGACTTCGACCAGCGCCAGTACCGGCATGCCGACTACCGCATGGTGCGGCGTGAATACCCCATTGATCTGACCCAGCCTCTGTAG
- a CDS encoding pyridoxal phosphate-dependent decarboxylase family protein, whose protein sequence is MQQQQPITMDQPRLLPAIGEGNLAAGDIDLMLEALRQALSRPRGELSAPDEASAISRAVEQRVGHPISTAGLGLPAALDVFGSLLTQQGVPTDHPGYLAYIGSAPTPAAALMDGLLSTTGMIGSGWLGGAGLIWAENQALRWLADLAQLPGEAGGCFVSGGTAGNFSALAAARQRYRERTGRRGGLVLAGLAAHASIDVSAGLLDLERVGVACDEQGRMSAAGLQQTLGELAADGRLEQVVAIVAVAGSTNAGQIDDLPGVGAIARRLGIWFHIDAAYGGAFLCVPQVRPQFQGIELADSLIIDPHKGLFVPYDCCALLYAQPQQAMAAFTQDASYLDQINESQQFNPMHYAFHLSRRARGLPLWFSLVVHGSDAYRHTLERILALTEALRQRIARHPRLELIEASGLSVILFKRRGWQAADYEAWAQDCLRAGIALVVSTRWQGETVMRLCIMNTGLDEARCERLLAGL, encoded by the coding sequence ATGCAACAGCAGCAACCGATCACCATGGATCAGCCACGGCTACTGCCCGCCATTGGCGAGGGCAACCTTGCCGCCGGCGATATCGACCTGATGCTGGAAGCGCTGCGTCAGGCGCTGAGTCGACCACGGGGCGAGCTGTCGGCCCCGGACGAAGCGTCGGCCATCAGCCGCGCCGTCGAGCAGCGCGTCGGCCACCCCATCAGCACGGCCGGGCTGGGGCTACCCGCCGCGCTCGATGTGTTCGGTAGCCTGCTGACACAGCAGGGCGTGCCCACCGACCATCCCGGCTATCTCGCCTATATAGGTTCCGCGCCGACCCCGGCCGCCGCGCTGATGGATGGGCTGCTGTCGACCACCGGCATGATCGGCTCCGGCTGGCTGGGAGGCGCGGGGCTGATCTGGGCCGAGAACCAGGCCTTGCGCTGGCTGGCCGACCTGGCGCAGTTGCCGGGCGAAGCGGGCGGCTGTTTCGTCAGTGGCGGAACAGCCGGCAACTTCTCCGCGCTGGCGGCGGCCCGGCAGCGTTACCGCGAGCGCACGGGGCGGCGCGGCGGGCTGGTGCTGGCGGGCTTGGCGGCCCATGCCTCGATCGACGTCAGTGCCGGGCTGCTGGACCTTGAAAGGGTCGGCGTGGCCTGTGATGAACAGGGGCGAATGAGCGCGGCGGGGTTGCAGCAGACCTTGGGCGAATTGGCTGCCGATGGCCGATTGGAGCAGGTCGTGGCAATCGTCGCGGTGGCCGGCTCGACCAACGCTGGCCAGATCGACGACTTGCCGGGCGTAGGTGCCATCGCGCGTCGGCTGGGCATCTGGTTCCACATCGATGCTGCCTACGGTGGCGCGTTTCTCTGCGTGCCGCAGGTGCGCCCGCAGTTCCAGGGCATCGAACTGGCCGACTCGCTGATCATCGACCCGCACAAAGGCCTGTTCGTGCCCTATGACTGTTGTGCGCTGCTGTATGCGCAGCCGCAACAGGCAATGGCGGCCTTCACCCAGGATGCGTCCTACCTGGACCAGATCAACGAGTCGCAGCAGTTCAACCCCATGCACTATGCGTTTCACCTTTCCCGCCGCGCACGGGGCCTGCCGTTGTGGTTCTCGCTGGTGGTGCATGGCAGCGACGCCTACCGGCACACGTTGGAGCGTATCCTGGCGCTGACCGAGGCCCTGCGCCAGCGCATCGCCAGGCACCCACGGCTGGAGCTGATCGAGGCATCGGGGTTGAGCGTGATCCTGTTCAAGCGCCGCGGCTGGCAAGCGGCCGACTACGAGGCCTGGGCACAGGACTGCCTACGCGCAGGGATTGCCCTGGTGGTGTCGACGCGTTGGCAGGGGGAAACGGTGATGCGGCTGTGCATCATGAACACCGGCCTCGACGAGGCGCGCTGCGAGCGCCTGCTGGCGGGGTTGTAG
- a CDS encoding GNAT family N-acetyltransferase: MPHPRSFPSDLCLDSPRLQLRPMRHGDAQQWLTIMADPEVMRYWYHAPWQTLGEAESALAADREAYTAGQLLKLGMYRRDTGELIGMVQLFNLEEGSRRGEIGYCLAKSVQGRGYMDEALTCFIDYLAHTLHLRRLEAEIDPRNLGSARTLERQGFVLEGTLRARWCVAGELSDSGLYGLLLEPPVA; this comes from the coding sequence GTGCCTCACCCCCGCAGTTTCCCCAGCGACCTGTGCCTCGACAGCCCACGCCTGCAGCTGCGCCCCATGCGCCATGGCGATGCGCAGCAGTGGCTGACCATCATGGCCGACCCGGAAGTGATGCGTTACTGGTACCACGCCCCCTGGCAGACCCTGGGCGAGGCCGAAAGCGCCCTGGCTGCCGACCGCGAAGCCTACACCGCCGGGCAGTTGCTCAAGCTGGGCATGTACCGCCGCGACACCGGCGAGCTGATCGGCATGGTCCAGCTGTTCAACCTGGAGGAGGGTTCGCGCCGTGGCGAGATCGGCTACTGCCTGGCCAAGTCCGTCCAGGGCCGGGGCTATATGGACGAGGCCCTGACCTGCTTCATCGACTACCTGGCCCACACCCTGCACCTGCGCCGCCTGGAGGCGGAGATCGACCCGCGCAACCTGGGCTCGGCGCGCACCCTCGAACGCCAGGGCTTCGTCCTCGAAGGCACTTTGCGCGCGCGTTGGTGCGTGGCAGGGGAGTTGTCCGATTCGGGGCTCTACGGGTTGCTGCTCGAACCGCCAGTGGCCTGA
- a CDS encoding DMT family transporter, with product MPAPLLAALPLLVALLAGAAVPFQAGSNAALGRLLGHPLWAAGVSLLVSLLMLVPALLLMRAPMPHVQQLANAPWWAWFGGVAGVLYITAALVLTPRLGAAGFIVCVIAGQVLSSLLIDQFGLMGLPERPVNLARLAGVGLIVVGMLVVQWGTAR from the coding sequence ATGCCCGCTCCCCTGCTTGCCGCCCTGCCCTTGCTCGTTGCCCTGCTGGCCGGCGCCGCCGTGCCATTCCAGGCAGGCAGCAATGCCGCGCTCGGGCGCCTGTTGGGGCATCCGCTATGGGCAGCGGGTGTGTCGCTGCTGGTCAGCCTGTTGATGCTGGTGCCGGCCCTGCTGCTGATGCGAGCGCCCATGCCGCACGTGCAGCAGTTGGCGAACGCCCCCTGGTGGGCGTGGTTCGGCGGCGTCGCCGGGGTGCTCTATATCACCGCCGCGCTGGTGCTTACGCCACGCCTGGGGGCGGCGGGGTTCATTGTCTGTGTGATTGCCGGGCAAGTGCTGTCATCGCTGCTGATCGACCAGTTCGGCTTGATGGGGTTGCCGGAGCGGCCGGTGAACCTGGCGCGCCTGGCAGGGGTTGGGCTGATCGTAGTGGGGATGCTGGTGGTGCAGTGGGGGACAGCGCGCTGA
- a CDS encoding lysozyme inhibitor LprI family protein → MFKQYLIGATALMAMAGAQAEDYSPTYTQCMDKASSTLAMGACIQAESKLQDDRLNRVYKQLMTKLDGQQQKDLREVQRTWVKYRDGNCAFHGTLSNGSLYRIEAAMCLMDMSKDRAAELQRVLSPGL, encoded by the coding sequence ATGTTCAAGCAGTACCTGATCGGCGCCACCGCCCTGATGGCCATGGCCGGTGCCCAGGCCGAAGACTATTCGCCCACCTACACCCAATGCATGGACAAGGCTTCCAGCACCCTGGCCATGGGCGCCTGTATCCAGGCCGAGAGCAAGCTGCAGGACGACCGGCTCAACCGGGTGTACAAGCAGTTGATGACCAAGCTCGATGGCCAGCAGCAAAAGGACCTGCGCGAGGTGCAGCGTACCTGGGTGAAGTACCGCGACGGCAATTGCGCGTTCCACGGTACGCTGAGCAACGGCAGCCTCTACCGCATCGAGGCGGCGATGTGCCTGATGGACATGAGCAAGGACCGGGCGGCGGAGCTGCAGCGGGTGCTCAGCCCCGGGCTGTGA
- the mnmH gene encoding tRNA 2-selenouridine(34) synthase MnmH, with protein sequence MRPDCTDFNTLFLDDVPMMDMRAPIEFTKGAFPGVVNLPLMNDQERQKVGTCFKQQGQAAAIALGHQLVNGALKQQRLEAWAAFAQAHPDGYLYCFRGGLRSQIVQGWLKDAGIQYPKVVGGYKAMRTFLLDTTQQAVEQCDFVLLGGLTGTGKTDVLQQLDNVLDLEGHANHRGSSFGKRATAQPAQIDFENGLAIDVLKKRARGIGQFVLEDEGRIVGSCTVPLGLYQGMQRYPLVWLEDAFDNRVERILRDYVINLCAEFVAVHGEEDGRRLFAERMRQSMANIYKRLGGERFQRLSELLGQALDEQLRSGDVSLHRGWIEGLLKEYYDPMYAYQREAKAGRIEFAGDGVEVREYLKARAQRQHPFGL encoded by the coding sequence ATGCGCCCCGACTGCACCGACTTCAACACGCTGTTCCTCGACGATGTGCCCATGATGGACATGCGCGCGCCGATCGAATTCACCAAGGGCGCCTTCCCCGGCGTCGTCAACCTGCCGCTGATGAACGACCAGGAGCGGCAGAAGGTCGGCACCTGCTTCAAGCAGCAGGGCCAGGCGGCCGCCATCGCCCTGGGCCATCAGCTGGTCAACGGCGCGCTCAAACAGCAGCGCCTGGAAGCCTGGGCGGCCTTCGCCCAGGCCCATCCCGACGGTTACCTCTACTGCTTCCGTGGCGGGCTGCGTTCGCAGATCGTCCAGGGCTGGCTCAAGGACGCCGGCATCCAGTACCCGAAGGTGGTCGGTGGCTACAAGGCCATGCGTACCTTCCTGCTGGACACCACGCAACAGGCGGTCGAGCAGTGCGACTTCGTGCTGCTGGGTGGCCTGACCGGTACCGGCAAGACCGATGTCTTGCAGCAGCTGGACAACGTCCTGGACCTCGAAGGGCATGCCAACCACCGAGGCTCGAGCTTTGGCAAGCGCGCCACCGCGCAACCGGCGCAGATCGACTTCGAGAATGGCCTGGCCATCGATGTGCTGAAAAAGCGCGCACGGGGCATCGGCCAGTTCGTGCTGGAGGACGAAGGGCGCATCGTCGGCAGTTGCACGGTGCCGCTGGGGCTGTACCAGGGGATGCAACGGTATCCGCTGGTGTGGCTGGAAGACGCTTTCGACAACCGCGTCGAGCGCATCCTTCGCGATTACGTGATCAACCTGTGCGCCGAGTTCGTCGCGGTGCATGGCGAAGAAGACGGCCGTCGACTGTTCGCCGAACGCATGCGCCAGAGCATGGCGAATATCTACAAACGCCTGGGTGGCGAACGCTTCCAGCGCTTGTCCGAGCTATTGGGGCAGGCGCTGGACGAGCAGTTGCGCAGCGGTGACGTGAGCCTGCACCGTGGCTGGATCGAGGGGTTGCTCAAGGAGTACTACGACCCGATGTACGCCTACCAGCGCGAGGCCAAGGCGGGGCGGATCGAGTTTGCCGGGGATGGCGTGGAGGTGCGGGAGTACCTCAAGGCCCGGGCACAACGCCAGCACCCCTTCGGCTTGTAG
- the selD gene encoding selenide, water dikinase SelD, which produces MSEPIRLTQYSHGAGCGCKISPKVLDVMLAESGTQALDPKLWVGNASRDDAAVYALDDERGVVSTTDFFMPIVDDPYDFGRIAATNAISDIYAMGGDPLMAIAILGWPVNVLPPEVAREVIRGGRAVCAEAGIPLAGGHSIDAPEPIFGLAVTGVVSKRHLKRNDTASIGCKLYLTKPLGIGILTTAEKKAKLREQDQGLARDWMCTLNTPGSRFGKLDGVAAMTDVTGFGLLGHLVEVAEGSGLTARLQFDAVPRLPSVDYYLAEGCIPGGTLRNFDSYGHKIGALSDDQKHLLCDPQTSGGLLVAVTPEGEAEFLAVAEELGLALAPIGALVERQSHAVEVI; this is translated from the coding sequence ATGAGCGAGCCGATTCGTCTGACACAGTACAGCCACGGCGCTGGCTGCGGCTGTAAGATCTCCCCGAAAGTGCTGGATGTAATGCTCGCCGAGAGCGGCACCCAGGCCCTCGACCCCAAGCTGTGGGTGGGCAACGCCTCACGCGACGACGCCGCGGTCTATGCCCTGGACGACGAGCGCGGCGTGGTCTCGACCACCGACTTCTTCATGCCCATCGTCGACGACCCGTACGACTTCGGCCGCATCGCCGCCACCAACGCCATCAGCGACATCTATGCCATGGGCGGCGACCCGCTGATGGCCATCGCCATCCTCGGCTGGCCGGTCAATGTGCTGCCGCCGGAGGTCGCTCGCGAGGTGATCCGGGGTGGCCGCGCGGTGTGCGCCGAAGCGGGTATCCCGCTGGCCGGCGGCCACTCCATCGACGCCCCCGAGCCGATCTTCGGCCTGGCCGTGACCGGCGTGGTGAGCAAGCGCCACCTCAAGCGCAACGACACCGCCAGCATCGGCTGCAAGCTCTACCTGACCAAGCCGCTGGGCATCGGCATCCTCACCACCGCCGAGAAGAAGGCCAAGCTGCGCGAGCAGGACCAGGGCCTGGCCCGCGACTGGATGTGCACCCTCAACACCCCCGGCAGCCGCTTCGGCAAGCTCGACGGCGTGGCGGCGATGACCGATGTCACCGGCTTCGGCCTGCTCGGCCACCTGGTCGAGGTTGCCGAAGGCAGCGGCCTGACCGCGCGCCTGCAATTCGATGCCGTGCCACGCCTGCCCAGCGTCGACTACTACCTGGCCGAGGGCTGCATCCCCGGCGGCACCTTGCGCAACTTCGACAGCTACGGCCACAAGATCGGCGCCCTGAGCGACGACCAGAAGCACCTGCTGTGCGACCCGCAGACCAGCGGTGGCCTGCTGGTGGCGGTCACGCCGGAAGGCGAGGCCGAATTCCTCGCCGTGGCAGAAGAGCTGGGCCTGGCACTTGCGCCGATCGGCGCGCTGGTCGAGCGACAGAGCCACGCGGTCGAGGTGATCTGA
- a CDS encoding putative selenate ABC transporter substrate-binding protein, producing MFKRPLALAAGLVLSCCAVVAQAADVLRVSAIPDEAPTELLRKFKPLGEYLSKQLGMEVKFVPVADYPAVVEALATDRLDLAWLGGFTFVQVHLKDPKATPLVQREQDAKFTSKFITANPDVKSLADLKGKTFAFGSISSTSGSLMPRYFMLKNDNIKPEAYFSRVAYSGAHDATAAWVQAGKADAGVLNASVWDKLVAAGKVDTSKVKVFATTPEYFDYNWTVRGNMDPALKEKIKQAFLQLDPANPEHKAILDLQAASRFIETKPENYAGTEQAAREAGLLK from the coding sequence ATGTTCAAACGCCCACTGGCACTGGCTGCCGGCCTCGTGCTGTCTTGCTGCGCGGTTGTCGCCCAGGCCGCCGACGTACTGCGTGTCAGCGCTATCCCCGACGAAGCGCCGACCGAGCTGCTGCGCAAGTTCAAGCCGTTGGGCGAGTACCTCTCCAAGCAGTTGGGCATGGAGGTGAAGTTCGTGCCGGTGGCGGACTACCCGGCCGTGGTCGAAGCACTGGCCACCGATCGCCTCGACCTGGCGTGGCTGGGGGGCTTCACCTTCGTCCAGGTACACCTGAAGGACCCCAAGGCCACGCCACTGGTGCAGCGTGAGCAGGACGCCAAGTTCACCTCCAAGTTCATCACTGCCAACCCGGACGTGAAGAGCCTGGCCGACCTCAAGGGCAAGACCTTCGCCTTCGGCTCGATCTCCTCCACCTCGGGCAGCCTGATGCCGCGCTACTTCATGCTCAAGAACGACAACATCAAGCCCGAGGCGTACTTCAGCCGCGTCGCCTATTCCGGTGCCCACGACGCCACCGCCGCCTGGGTCCAGGCCGGCAAGGCCGATGCCGGTGTGCTCAACGCCAGCGTCTGGGACAAGCTGGTCGCCGCCGGCAAGGTCGACACCAGCAAGGTGAAAGTCTTCGCCACCACACCGGAGTACTTCGACTACAACTGGACCGTGCGCGGCAACATGGACCCGGCGCTCAAGGAGAAAATCAAGCAGGCGTTCCTGCAGCTTGACCCGGCCAACCCCGAGCACAAGGCGATCCTCGACCTGCAGGCCGCCAGCCGGTTCATCGAAACCAAACCGGAAAACTACGCAGGCACCGAACAAGCTGCGCGCGAGGCCGGCCTGCTCAAGTGA
- a CDS encoding phosphonate ABC transporter ATP-binding protein, protein MSIRLQGAGLRHGQVQALTHVDLHIERGERVAIIGPSGAGKSSLLHLMATAVRPSAGQLDLLGEQPWLLTSGARQRLRARVGLVHQAPPLPPRQRVVTAVLAGRLGQWGTLRGLLNLIHPSDVPGAREVLAELGMLDKLFVQCGQLSGGQLQRVGIARALYQRPDVLLTDEPVSAMDPVLADHSLALLNRHAQAHGVTLVASLHAVELALAHFPRIIGIRAGQVAFDCPAEAVTPNMLDALYANEQLGSPVTPTATVLVQIPRC, encoded by the coding sequence GTGAGTATTCGTCTCCAGGGGGCCGGCCTGCGCCATGGCCAGGTTCAGGCCCTGACCCATGTGGATCTGCACATCGAGCGAGGTGAGCGGGTCGCGATTATCGGCCCGTCGGGGGCCGGCAAGTCGAGCCTGCTGCACTTGATGGCGACTGCAGTGCGGCCCAGCGCCGGGCAACTGGACCTGCTGGGCGAACAGCCCTGGTTGCTGACGTCCGGCGCTCGCCAGCGCCTGCGGGCGCGGGTTGGTCTGGTGCACCAGGCGCCGCCCTTGCCGCCCCGCCAGCGAGTGGTCACCGCCGTGCTGGCCGGGCGCCTGGGGCAGTGGGGCACGTTGCGCGGCTTGCTCAACCTGATCCACCCCAGCGATGTGCCAGGTGCCCGCGAAGTGCTGGCCGAGCTGGGCATGCTCGACAAGTTGTTCGTGCAGTGCGGGCAATTGTCCGGTGGCCAGTTGCAGCGGGTCGGTATCGCCCGCGCGTTGTACCAGCGGCCGGACGTGCTGCTGACTGACGAGCCGGTCTCGGCCATGGACCCGGTGCTTGCCGACCACAGCCTGGCCTTGCTCAACCGTCATGCCCAGGCCCATGGGGTGACGTTGGTGGCCAGCCTGCATGCGGTGGAGCTGGCCCTGGCGCACTTCCCCAGAATCATTGGTATTCGCGCGGGGCAGGTCGCCTTCGATTGTCCCGCCGAGGCTGTCACCCCAAACATGCTCGATGCGCTCTACGCTAATGAGCAACTGGGCTCTCCGGTAACGCCGACAGCGACTGTGCTGGTGCAGATCCCAAGATGCTGA